The nucleotide sequence aaggctgtggattgACTTTCATAAAGCATTTgaaaaggtccctcatggcaggctggtgcaaaagattagatcacatggggttaagggtgaactatacaaggcattggtgagaccgaacctggagcattgtgcacaattttggtctccttatttgaggaaagatctaGTGGCATTGGAGTATGGTCAGAGGAGGTTCAATAGATTGACTTCAGAGATGAGGGGGTCTATCTTATGAAGAAAAATCGAGcaatttaggcctatactctctcgagtttagaagaataaggggaaatcaaattgaggtatataagatgataaaatgtATGGGttaagtagacgtggagcggctgcttcctcttgtggggaattctagaacgagaggtcatagcctGTAGCAAATTTGAAACAGGTGAGGAGGAACCACTTCTCCCAAAGGGACGTGAATcggtggaatttgctaccctagagtgcagtggatgctgggacagtgagtaaatttaaggaggaggtagACAGATTGTTAGTTAgtaatgagttgaagggttatggagaatggaaagtggagttgaggacatgatgaaatcagccatgatcatattgaacggtgaagcaggctcgagagactaaattgcctactccagctcctagttcttatgttctaagaaataactattctgtctaatttcaCCTTCCGCTCTTGGTCTGTcgtcctgtaggtaacagcacctcaagaacaaatctggtgttcttgattaataaggggatttcttgattaataaggcgatcaggcattatggggagaaggcaggagattggggatgaggaacatttcagccatgatcgaatggcagaacagacctgatgggccgactggcctaattcagctcctatatCTGGTGCTCTAATCTTTTCTGTCCATATTTTTATAACCATAAACCCTATTTATTGACAAGAAGCTGCCAAGAGATCCTGAAACCGACCCGTGAAGGTTTCTTGCACCATGATCTCGGCTGCCAATCTTTTCACCCAGTCACCATCCTATCACCAAAAGAAAAACCTCCTGCTCTATAATGCTCAGATTACTATCACATTGGTTTTAATCCATTGCATGTACCTCATTTTAAATGCTCACAGCACCATTCTAAATCTCATGTCCATTTGTGCAGACTTTCTAAGACAGCCTGATGCAAAGGTTGGAGTTTTCAAAGAATATTCAACTGGAATAGAACCTGGAAGCTCAGGCAAGCACAGTCCATGTCCCAATAGCATCCATAATGGAAAATTGGCTCTTATTCTGGGAAGTCCAGATCCATGTTTCCCTGAGTCACAGCGGCAGGTCTCTCCAgaataaatatttttctttttggGACATTACTTACATTTTGCAAAGAAATTATTTTTAGGAACCTTTGTTCACCACACTTCTTCTTTCACATAACTTGGTTTTCTACTTGACCATTTCACTGCTGTAAAGGAGGCAAAGTGATCACtcacttcccccttcccccatctccacAAAAAAaacctgcccccctcaccccccccccccccccccccattctttgcTGACAGAGCCAGATTATACAGTGTGCAGCACACGACAAAAAGAGGCACTCTGGGGGTATTTATTGGTCCAGGCAGTGGAACGTCATCTTGAGCAGGCCAATCTTCCTCTCAATGAGGCATGACTAAAAGATGCATGACTTCTCTTGTACCTCTTCTCCACTATTGCCATTGTATGTCGGAGCGGAGTCATGAGCCACTTTTTGAGGGATTAGCCTTTGACCCCAGAAACCAACCATCCAACCAAGCTGGAGTGATGAGTTGTCTTGGCACCTGGGAGTGTATCATGGGAGCTCCCAGGTTAGCTAGTGCAGACCTGAAAAATATGTGTCCTGTGACCAGAAACAATCTGGAAACCATTTCTGTACACAAAGGCACcgtccccccaccatcctcccaaATATCTTCAATATATTTGGGCCCTCCGGCAGCCCAATGTTTCTAAGGTTCTGCCTCTTGGAGCGATTCTCCAAATCATCCACCTTGGCACGCAGTGTTTTATTATCACTGGCCAACATTGGCATCTCAGCCTCCAGAGAGACAATCTGATAACACTGCTTCGAGAGAGCCGCCTCCACACCCTGTAACACTGCGCCATGCGCCTTTGCCATGTCCTCTGTCTTTGCCAGCGCTGACTGAATTGGAGCTACGGCTATAGAATTGTGGAGGTCTGCGGAGACAGCCTGCCACTGTTTCTTAAATTCCAATGCCAGGATGACTGTAAGCATCTCGATCGCCAATGAAGTGACCTGAGTCGCGGCAGCAGCCTCCGCCGTTTATTCATCAGATGAGCCTCGAGATTTTTCCGCATCAGTCAACAACGCTGGCTTCTTTGACCTGGACCTTCTGGGCATTTCTCTTGTATGGGAACCTTAACCCACTGAATTATAAAATTTTATCccaaacaacacccccccccccacccccccccaaaaaaaactggGCAGAAAGGACCAAAAATAAAATACCCAGGCGGAGCCACCTCGTGTGCAACTATTCCCTACATACCACCACGAGAAGTCAATTGCCCTTTTCATGTCTGCAAAAAATTATTCTTTTCTATTATTACTCTagcaaacaatgatgtttcatcactggagactgtgtcttccactgtgctgactgatctggggttgagttTAGCGTAACAATGCTGAGAAGAATCTCAGAATCTGGATTCTGCATCTGGAAGAAAACTTGCCAAACACTGGACACTGccataatttgtgcctttgactatATATTTTCCACAGAAATAACTTGTCGCGGTATTTAAACTGTTAGTGTGCGAGGAGCATGCAGGAACTTTCCCACTTTTTTGGGACGTTTCCCGCCTTTTTGGAGTGTTTTCCGCCAAGAAGATGCCGCCATTACTGAGAAGCATTTCAGAATCTTGTGCTGTTAGCTTGAGCCTGACAAACGTtcactgtttgttccaaagacagctccgattcctTCAGCAACCactccctcagcttattttcattcacatcaaACACAATATGGCCCTGAATCATCGAAGATTCCactgcagaaaaattacaggttttagcttttaactttaaatcagtgatgaaatgatcaaATGATCTACGGACTCTTCTGTAAAGGTGATCTAAACACACAGCGCTCATTAATTTCATTCTTTCCGGGGGTGCAATGTGCACAAATCTtcaaaattactttgttaaaGATTTTAGTCCGTTCATCGTTTGCAAATGTATATGTATTAAACACAACAAATGCTTCGGACCCCGCGGCTGTTAGGAGCATCACTACTTTACACTAATCTGATtaatctcctaaatttactgcagtaagaacctgattaaattgctgtttaaacacatgccagttgctgtccatattaccatgaaatctgagactcattggtggcttcaacaacTCCATGCTGTTaattcttgcagtctgcaaaatcttcaaatctctgtggacctcatGGCAAGCTGAtagttttttctcagtgtttaatacatTCAAGTCCTGGTACCATGCAATGTTCTTGTAGGATGGCCTGGTTAATATtataagaacacttgtagctaaagctataaacgatttatgaACATTAACTGTggttcaactatatacaaaacaacagataaataacagtatgaacaggcacaagcaacctctctcccagatccctcgtcagtctgaggtcacttgaatctaacattcacttatatactaatgagactcctagtggtcagttggtgaattacattCAAACATGATATCACATGGCCGATGCAGtataatgttgataaatgtgacgttatcctcttcagtagcaaaaataggaaggcagattattatttgaatgggtgtaaattgtattgtattgtatttgtttattgtcacgtgtaccgaggtacagtgaagtatttttctgtgagcagctcaaacagatcattaagtacatgaaaagaaaataaaataaaaaggaaacacacaatagggcaacacaaggtacacaatgtaaatacatagacaccgacatcgggtgaagcatacagggatgtgtCGGATCATCTGGAGTGCAGCCAGGTCGGGTCgagtcgggtcaaaaggtctccacgaGCTTTGGAGGATCTCCAAACCTGCAAGGGAAGATAAAAGAGAAAGCTtggtaataatgttagtcttagaattaaattttaaaagactaGCCCAATTCTAAGATAtataaaaagaggatctgttcgggagagcttgcagagagttgccatgctccggcgccatcttgtatccattgagaggtggatactcagtgggaccttggtgtcctcgtatgtcagtcgctgaaagtaagcgtgcaggtacggcaggcagtaaagaaggcaattggcatgttggccttcatagcaaaaaGATTTGCGTATAGGAATagaaatgttttactgcaattaaaTAGGGCataggtgaggccacatctggaatattgtgtccagttttggtgtccttatctgaaggaggatgttgttgctatggagggagtgcagcaaaggtttgccaggctgattcctgggatggcgggactgtcataggaGGAGAAGGTAAATTGGTCagggttatattcattggagttgagaaaagtgagagggaatctcatagaaacgtacaaaattctaacaggattagacaggatagatttggaaagaatgttcccgatggtgggaagcccagaactaggggtcatagtttgaggataaggggtaaacctatggaattcattaccacagaaagttgttgaggccaaaacattgtgtaatttcaaaaggaattagatgtagctcttggggctaaagggattaagggatatggggagaaggtgggatcaaggtattgaacttgatgaacagccatgatcataatgaatggtggagcagactcgcagtaccaaatggcctcctcctgtttctattttctatgttttcctATAGGCTTAGTTACCCATTTATTTATCAGTGGTCGCGCTTCAAACTCATGTGCACACCTGCCGACCTTAATATGACACAACAGTGCAATGCCGTCGGGATTTACGCcctgtcgtgttaatcaccctggggtaacacggactgcaacttgatgcaggtgtactggaaagtagactccaaacgttGATGTTCGTTCAAcacgttttattgaacctgctaagcagtgcacacagttcgctgtgggtttgacactggaCTAATCTAAGcctgcttactataactaactagaccagactagctctgagccatgtgtagaaggtgctaactgatatatacaccctgactgtcactacagttgtcactcatggaaagaggcagagtgctgatgccgcgtgtgttttatagtgggaaattggttttgttctgtcctgtgtgttgattggctgtactgagtgtctgtcactgcctgtctgtatctcattatgtgcatgagtgcagatTATGACACGCCCAACATTTTCTCGCGTGATTTCACATGAGTTCGTGTCAGCCGCATGCCCGATCCTGCAGCGTACATTTCTGGCCCATCTGCATTGCTATTCTGGAACCAGCAGAATTCCGATATCAGGGTCATTGTCCTGTTGGAGGCAGGTCTCACTCGACTTTCACACCAACTTTGGAGTTGAAACCAGCAGTGTGTTCTGCTGCAGTAGCCGCTTACTCCTGTACATCCAATTCAATAAGTCAGACCAGCCACTCTGAAATCTCAGCAGTGCCAGTGGAAGAGTTGGGCACAGCTGAGGCAAGCCAGAGACACAGAGGTAATTTAAATTTGAAAACTTAGGCGGCTGAGAGCTATAAGCCCcaccaatcatagaatccctacagtgcagaaggaggctattcggcccatcgagtgtgcatcgacctctgaaagagcaccctaccattgcccaatccccataatcccacctaacctttggacactaaggggcaattgaacatggccagaggaaacccacgcagacacagggagaatgtgcaaacttcacacatagtcacccaaggcaggaattgaatctgggactctggcactgtgaggcagcagtgttaagcactgtgccaccgtgccgcccaatcagGAGGTAGGCCTCTCCGGATACATCTTCGAATCCATGAGAGGCCCCACTCCATGCAGCTGGCAGCCTCTCACAGGACTGATGAGTGGGGgcagctctgccactggtaaaatgaaatgaaatgaaatgaaaatcacttattgtcacgagtaggcttcaattaagttactgtgaaaagcccctagtcgccacattccggcgcctgtccggggaggctggtacgggaatcgaaccgtgctgctggcctgcttggcctgctttaaaatgcAAGTGATGAAGGAAAATGACCTGCCCTTGGGCTTATAACTATTCAAATTGACTGACCAACTCCAGCAGTGGGCACTGTTGTCCCTCTACTGAGAAAGCTCATCAACAGGGTGGCTATGTCTTGGAGTCATGCTGGCTACCATTGTAACAACACCACCCACCCAGCCGACCAGCATATAACCTAGGGGCCTCTAAAATACCAGCATTACGATTGTCCTTATTTCTCTCATTCGCACGGCTTGTGTCAGTCATGGCTCAGTGATTCCTCTCTGTGGAGGAAGGtcgtgggttcaaaccccactccggAGACTTCACCACAATATCTAAGCTGACAATCCAGCGTGATACTGCAAGATGACCACACTGCCTGAGCTGCTGTCTTTCATTAAATCAGGGCCCTCTCAAATGGACATTAAAGATGCCGTGACATTATTCAGAAACAGCTTATATTTATCCAACCCTTTTAAAGAAACAACCCAGGAGGCGTCACCGGAGCACCATAAAGCAAAGATGTGCTGTGTTCGGCCAGACTACcgaaagcttagtcaaagaggtgggttttcaGGAACATTTCACAGGAGGACAGTGAGTTAGCGAGGCAGAGAGGTgaagggagggaattccacagctTTCCAGGGAACTGAAAGgacggccaccaatggtggagcagtttagaattgggAATGCGCAAACGCCCAGAtttagaggagcacagatatatctggtggggctggaggagactcCAGAGATAGAGGCGAGCAAAGCCATGGAGGCAATTGAAAACAGggacgagaattttaaaatcacgaCATTGCTTGAACAGGAACCACTGCAGGTTAGGGTTAGCGAGCACAGAGGGTGGGATAGGGGAACAGAGACTTGTCGTGAGTTGAAACACCagcagcagagatttggataCCCTCAAGTTGGCGAAGAGTAaagtgtgggagaccagccagttGGATTAGTCCaacctagaggtaacaaaggcatggatgagagttatAGCAAAAGATAAGCTGAGACAGGGGCAAAGTTGAGTGATGTtaaggaggtggaaataggcggtCTCAGTAATGgcagaatgtaataataataataataataatgtcagAATGTGAGATCAGACGTTCATTCAAAGAAGAACAGAGGAATTCTCCTTGGTGTTCTGGTCGATATTTATTGCTTTACCAACAACACTAAAAACAGAGTACGACTTTGCAGTTGATGGGATCACACAGTGTCCAAATTCCAACATTACAGACAacgcttcaaaagtatttcattgacttCAAAGCAGCTTGGGACATGCTGAGGTGATGAAAGTTGTTCCTTGACTGCAATTCTTCATCTTTATGTACAAACACTTTCTGTTAAAGGATTGGTCAGCATATATCAAGTGGGATCAAAAGGATTTGTATGGTGCAATATCTTAATGTCATGTGGTATTTACTGAATCAAGTTGATtaggcactgggtcactgttaaCATCCACGAAGAGCTTCTAAGCGACGTAACCAGAAGGTTCTTCATGGAGTAATCCTTCCAACACCCCATAAAACTAAATGGATATATTTTGGGGGCATGAGCCTTTCATTGATCTCAATTTAAGGCTCTGAGATTGGATTAAATCTTCAGATTGGTGTTCACAAACTGGTGTGGGGGGGAAAATAGGGTACATTGTCAGCACAGGATGGGATTAGGGTGAACAGACCCTGTTAAGGTAACTGGTTGCATTTTTAAAGAATTTATTtgagggatatgggcatcgctagtGTTTCATCTTCTGGAAATTAAATCCCGTTGGGTGCAGTCAGCTACATCTGATGAAAGACTTCTACTTTGAGGTAATTGATTGAAAGTGAAGTACTTCAGGGCgccttgaggatgtgacaaggcaCCACATAACTGCCTGCGTCCTTTCTTTTTGCTCCTTTTCGGTTGTTGGAGGCAAGATCAGCTCGCCAGCACTGCATCTGGTTCAGAATCTGACGGCAGCATACAGCACCCTGTGTCTTGGGATGTGCATGTACTTCACGTAGTTATTCATATCTCACAGGATGCAGATTGGGAGATAGAATaaaatagaatcactacagtgcacaaggaagccattcggcccaccgtgtctgcaccgaccctctgaaagggcaccctacctaggcccaatcccacaccctgtcaccataactccacctagggacaatttagcttgggcaatccacctaacctgcacatccttgaattgtgggaggaaacccacgcagatatgggaagaatgtgcaacttCCACACAGACAGGCGCCCGAGGGTAGAATCAAATTTAATTTCCTGGcgctatgatgcagcagtgctaaccactgtgccattgagcTGGCCCAGATGAAGGTGGTACCCTTGGCTGAGTCACAGTGCCCAACACGAGGACCAGGAAGTGGTGGTGAAAGAGGCAGAGCAGGAACACGATACCCAGATAGGCACTCGTTTTATATCAGTGATGGCCCTGCATTTTGGAAAGATCCAGCTAGGTAATGATGTCAGGCCGCTCCTTcaccagaatcggagaatccagccccatatattctatgttttcatgtatggagctatCTGCCTGGACTGGACACAGAACAAAAatgttcactgtacctcggtacatgtgacaatagatctaaatctaaatctaactcTTACTGCTTCCACATACTTCCAGCTATTCAACTGTGGCATGCACATCCCCAACAGGGCGGGCAGCAGGTGTGACCGTGGACATCTTGCTTTTCAACCCattcccttcccacattccaaacacCCACTTCTGAAATTCCTGCTTTCAGATACCCAGGAACAACCCCTGGACAGCGACTGCAGCCTCACGGTCAAGGTCAAAGAGTTGTACCGGAACTCTGCTGAAGATGCGGCATCACTTGACATGACCGAGACTGCAGCTCCCGTATCCAGTTCCATTACGAGAGGATGACCGTTTACTTGAACGGTGATCCAAATGGGGGCAACTTTGGTGCTACAATGCAGTTCAGCTGCTTTCATGCTGCACGCATTCATCATTGGGCTGTTCCAAAAGAACTAGGTTGACTCCTGTCTGGGGTGGGACGGTGGGTTTATTGGCCGTCCTGTGGTTTTTGCTCCCTGTGACTTCTCCTGCCGCATGCCCCACATCGACTGGGGTCAGTCTCTACGGATTTGGGGAATGTATCTTTCCTAGACAATCCGCTCCAAGATCCGTGGCCCTGGCTTTGTCAGTGTTTGCCCCAAGGCGGTGGTGCTGGGTTCCTATTCTGGGGGGGCTGAACGCCAGGAGGGGGGACATCCCACACCCTCCCAGCTGCTCCGATACTGGCACTGCGCAAACATTAGAGGGTAACACACAGTTGGGATCCGCCATTGGTGAGTCATCCAGGCACAGGTGAGATGCAGGCAGGCCAGATTCATGTGCCATTTTCCAGGAGGGTGAGGTCACAGACGTGGACGCGTTCAGTCACAGAGGACTCAGATGAGAATTTTGAAGGGGCGGTACATGGGAAAATGCTGATGACCATGCGTGTCAGTATGATTGGTGTATTGGTAGGCCTGCTGGATATTCTAGGAATACTGTCGAGGAGCACGGAGGAATTCAACTCCAATTTGGCACAGGGCTTTTTGAAGAGCATGCAAGCCACCATTTCCCATGTGGAAGTAGGGACCAGCTCCCTAACTGCACTTGAAGACCCACATTTCATGTTGTGCCTGGTGATTAATGTCTCAGTTGCCAGTGACAGCAAAGGCAGAAGTCACTCAGTGACTGAGTGCTGCAATGGAATCTCAGACTGAGATCATGAGATCCATAGTTGCTGCCATGAAAGCTCAACTTGAAACCATTCAGACCCAGCTTGAAACCATTCAGACCCAGCTTGAAGCCATTCAGACCCAGTTTGAAGCCATGCAGACCCAGTTTGAAGCCATGCAGACCCAGTTTGAAGCCATGCAGACCCAGCTTGAAACCATTCAGACCCAGCTTGAAGCCATTCAGACCCAGCTTGAAGCCATTCAGACCCAGCTTGAAGCCATGCAGACCCAGTTTGAAGCCATGCAGACCCAGCTTGAAGCCATGCAGACCCAGCTTGAAGCCATTCAGACCCAGCTTGAAGCCATGCAGACCCAGCTTGAAGCCATGCAGACCCAGCTTGAAGCCATGCAGACCCAGCGTGAAGTCATGTAGACCCAGCTTGAAGCCATGCAGACCCAGCTTGAAACCATTGAGACCCAGCTTGAAGCCATGCAGACCCAGTTTGAAGCCATGCAGACCCAGTTTGAAGCCATGCAGACCCAGCTTGAAGCCATGCAGGCCCAGTTTGAAGCCATGCAGACCCAGCTTGAAGCCGTGCAGACCCAGCTTGAAGCCACGCAGACCCAGTTTGAAGCCACGCAGACCCAGCTTGAAGCCATGCAGACCCAGTTTGAAGCCATGCAGACCCAGCTTGAAGCCATGCAGACCCAGTTTGAAGCCATGCAGACCCAGCTTGAAGCCATGCAGACCCAGCTTGAAGCCATGCAGACCCAGCTTGAAGCCATGCAGACCCAGCTTGAAGCCATGCAGACCCAGCTTGAAGCCATGCAGACCCAGCTTGAAGCCATGCAGACCCAGCTTGAAGCCATGCAGACCCAGCTTGAAGCCATGCAGACCCAGCTTGAAGCCATGCAGACCCAGCTTGAAGCCGTGCAGACCCAGCCTGAAGCCATGCAGACCCAGCTTGAAACCATTGAGACCCAGCTT is from Scyliorhinus canicula chromosome 11, sScyCan1.1, whole genome shotgun sequence and encodes:
- the LOC119973784 gene encoding BICD family-like cargo adapter 2, with amino-acid sequence MQTQLETIETQLEAMQTQFEAMQTQFEAMQTQLEAMQAQFEAMQTQLEAVQTQLEATQTQFEATQTQLEAMQTQFEAMQTQLEAMQTQFEAMQTQLEAMQTQLEAMQTQLEAMQTQLEAMQTQLEAMQTQLEAMQTQLEAMQTQLEAMQTQLEAMQTQLEAVQTQPEAMQTQLETIETQLEAIQTQLEAMQTQLEAIQTQLEAIQTQLEAIQTQFEAMQTQLEAVQTQFEAMQTQLEAMQTQREAMQTQFEAMQTQLEAM